CAGAGCCTTGTGTGGCTGTAAACCCAAGTTCTCCCATGCATATTCTAagactctctctttctctccccctaCATGTTCAAGAGTACCTACTCCCATGGTTTTGGCTCATGTATCTTATTACATCCATTTTCACACAGAATTCAGATTATATTAAAAAAGGGCGTACCAAGTGCATGAGACTCCCACCACTATGGGGtatggggagggtcataatgtacgctgccttacccccgctttgtGGGAGGCTGTTTTCTGACCCAAACCCTCGACCACTAGGCACTAGGTCACagtggagcaaccttaccattgcgccGAGGTCTGCCCTTTAGAATTCAGATTATGTCAAGGGGAATAAAAGGGGAGCCCTAAATAGCATTGTGAACCACAGGTTTGAGATCTTGTCCTATAACTGATTTGGCAGGTACATAACAAGGGACAGGGACTCAAACCCCAAGAAACAGCAGTTGCTGATTAAAATTCTATTGACCTCTCGAAAACTCTTTCAACTAGTCATTGCCGTTCTTCTTGGGCGTAAGTTTTTGAATATCTGAAGTTGCATTAAGTGACCAGGgcatgaaatttttattatcttattaGCATGGATTCGAAGAGGGCCAGTTGACGCTAACAATGTATCAAATGTCAGTAAGGAGGTTCTGACTCTATAGCTATGCCTTATATTTTTAAGATTTCCAATGTATATGAATGCATTGGGAGAGGATCTTGCAATCTATAGCCTTTAAGGTCTTCTTGTGTTGCAGAGTGTCCTTACCGGTTTAATCCTGCTTGGATGTCTTTTCAGTGCCTCCTTTGATCCCCTCTCTGTTCTGTTTCTGATTTACAAAAAAAAGGTCATTCTGTTTGAGTACATAATTCCCCTGCCGAAGGTAATAAGACGGTTTGAAGCCATTGTAGTTCCATTAACTTTGGTGTTGTAATTTTGTTCTTTGAATTATGCTCCATATTAAAGAGATCTCTGAATTTGGTATTGGTAGGACACAGTGTTTGCTGCCATGTTCATGGATTTGAGCCATATTTCTACGTTAGCTGCCCCCCGGGCATGGGCCCTGATGATATCTCCCGCCTTCATCAAATTCTTgaggtttccttttcttttttcttcatgtCTTTGTTCTCCCCTGGTATTTTACTTTTATAAAGGTtggtttatttataatagttaATTTTGGGTAATacttggttttgatgatgggcATTTCTAGGTGAGGATGAGGGAATCAAATAAAAACAGTAAAGTTCCCAAATGTGTTCTACGGATCGAGATGGTGCAGAAGAGGAGCATTATGTATTACCAACAACAGCAGTCTCATCCTTTCCTTAAAATTGTGGTTGCATTGCCAACAATGGTTCCCAATTGGCTCTACGTTTCATGATTGATTGTAATATTGTTGGAGGTAATTGGGTTGAGGTTCCTGTTGGAAAATATGTGAAGACAGAAAAAAATTTGTCCTATTCCCAGCTGGAGTTTGACTGTCTGTATCCAGACATTCACAGTTAGTTCCCTTGTGTATTATTGTTCTGTTTGTGGAAGTTTCTTTCCTTACAATTGTCCCAGGTATTGCGACATAATAAGCCATTCTGCTGAAGGGGAATTTTCAAAAATGGCTCCATTCCGCATCTTGAGTTTTGACATTGAGTGTGCTGGTCGAAAAGGGCTCTTTCCTGAGCCCAAGCATGATCCTGTTATTCAGGTTGAGTTTTAATCCTTTAATAGGAAATATAAATTGTACTTTGTCGTTGTTAGTATCATtaggatatttttttatttccttgcagtaattttcatttctatttctttctagGTGGCCAATCTAGTCACTTTACAAGGGGAGAATCAGCCATTTGTGCGCAATGTCATGACCCTGAAGTCGTGCTCTCCAATAGTTGGTGTTGACGTGTTGTCATTTGACACAGAAAGAGATCTTTTGCTTGCTTGGAGGGTAATTTGTTTCTGTCTCATTAGTGTATTTAACATTGCATTCCAAAATTGTTTCTGTACTTCAATACTTGCTGTGGTGGATGCTTCAAGTTGGGAAATTTGAAAAATGTCCTGTTGAAGTATCAAAATTTTAGATCTTTAATTTCTCATCTTCTGCTCATAGAATATGCATCACTTTcctgttctcttttctttttctgattcaGAAGTTGCCAGTCCCCAAGGCAAAGGGTGTCAGGATACTATATTCCATGTACCAAGAGTTGTTCTTTAGTTCTTTCAAATGCATGGCCGTACATATTGTTTTGGCTCGTGTTATATTATCAACTATGCCTTAGTCCGGCAGGTTTGGTGTAGGCTGTACAAATCATGTCCTTCCAATCTACCCTTTATGGGGCCATCTGTTCTGTAAGTCATGAGGGCTCATGTCTCCTAGTCTAAAAAAATTGTCCTTCTCCTTGTCATTTTCGTGCCTTCGGCTTTCACAAAACTACTTAACTAAGGGCCATAACCTGGTGCAAGTCCTGCTTCCACAGGGTCTCTTGGGGGCTGTCCTAGAATTGGTCCTAAAAGTCAACATTTATTGTATGAAGTTGCTGCTTCAGACTCGAATCAATAACTGATGCTTGGCAATCAGTTGGGAAAGAGCTAGTTTTAACAATTTTAGATTGATGAGAATTTGTGAAACAAACCTTGTGGCTTGTTTCATATTGGTAAAGGACTAACTAGCTGTCTCAGTTTGAGAATCTACAATTGGAAGACCAAGAAGatagaaagaaatatataaagATAAGTAGTAACTATTGAAAAAGTATATGATTCAGTTGTTGCTCCTTGATGGAATTTAGGAGTTAAGGTTGGGGATGAGTCGATTTACTCTAGCCAGTTCTGGGTGTAGGCCCTAAACATtggtttgggggtggggtggggtggtgtgGGAGGTGTTTGTTGGTTAATTTAATCCACTGATTTAGGAGGCCTGTGATCCATTTCATAGATAATATTTCCTTGGTAattgcttttcctttttttgattTCTGTCAATTACTAGAGATGATTACAAGCACTGCTTGCATTGATAATCTGTTGTGTTTGCAGACAACTTGGAACGAGGGAGAGTAAAGAAGTTACAATTGAAGGGAGAGTTCAATTTGATTTGCTTCAGGTCAGCGGAGCTCTTTTACTTTAGGATGCTCCATATTTGTAATCGTGACCAACCTATTCATCAACTTTTTCTGACCCCAGTGTATGCAGAGGGATTATAAGCTAAGTTCATATTCATTGAATTCTGTTTCCGCACACTTTCTTGGAGAGCAGGTGAAggttttgctttccttttcatattatCATCATTTATCTTGAACTCCATGGGTTTCATTTTGGCcaggcccaaaaccaaaacaactTGGAAATTTCGGTCAGTTTCGACCGAGACTTAGTTCCATGGAACCACCATAGTCTTTCAATATGTAGCCAGAAATGTGTGTGGAGTAATGAAGACAGGACACTTTCGGATGTGCCTTGTTTCCTGTCAAACAAGAAAACCTGATGACGTCTGCTAGTTTTTGCTTCtctcaagagaaaaaaatctgaaaataatggagtgattggtttgatttgaaatcttcttCTCAGATTGATTGTAAGAGCCCAAGAGGAATGAGGAGGCTAATGCACCATTCAGCACGTTATACACTTTTACACTAACTATATCCAGAATGTGCTTATATTATGTATATCGCCACAATACGtgtaatatttatatatatatatatatatatatgaaaaaaaactTTGGGCTTTGGGTTGGGTCAGGTTACCCAAGGACTCGTCATTTGTACCTGGGCCATgaaccgaattttatcaaaaattcggatcgaatccgaattaaaaataaaattctttaaaattcgcgattttttcaaaagtgaatataaatcgcgaataattccaGTGTTGTTCGGTCTAGGCCCATATGGGTTGTAACCAACCAGCCATTGTTTATTGTGAAAGAGATTGCATGTGTTGAACATTGAGATTTTGTTTCTGACACCCTGGCGCAGAAAGAGGACGTTCACCACTCTATAATATCTGACCTTCAGAATGGGAACTCAGAGACTAGAAGACGGCTTGCTGTTTATTGCTTGAAGGTTCGTTAatgtttttaattataatttatttgGAGCTGGACCTTTATAATTGTCCAATGTGGTTGATGAAATGAATTGAGTAATTAACTATGATAACAAAATACTGTATCTGTATTAGTGTAAATATCTGATGTGACTCGGCAAGGCCATGCTGGATTACATATCACAATGATGTTTAAAAAGACAGATAGAAACTTGGTTAGACCattaaaatatttaatattGATCTGATGCATTAGCTAAAGGAATATTTTGACCGATGCAAGAAGTCGATACTTAATTTGAAGGCAATAGTGCTTTgccattttaatatatttagtGAACTCTCCATATTTTACAGAACACttgaattgggaattaatacTCTTTCAGCGAAATATTCGTATATTTCAATACTCCATATTTTACACAACACTTAAAATTGGGAGTTTTAATACTCTGGGACAAGCAAGCAAGAGAAGAAGCAAGGGAGAGGGGTCAGCTTAAAGAATAACATGAGGCCATATGCAAAAGCAAGGTGGGAGAGCTTCAGGGCTTTACGTTtaggaaagggggggggggattgatACTCTTTAAAGCTCACAAATATCCATAAAACCCAATCTAATCAAGTTCAAGGCCCCtttttatctttaattataattttgccATTACATGAAAACATTTACTTTTAACCTACAAAAACTCTAAGAATTTGTTTTAACTCTGTTTACTGTTTATGAAATCTGCCTAATGACAAATTGACCGTAAACATGAACCCTAAAGGTACTTTGGGCCCAAAGACCAAAGATAAAATTTCTCCTCGGTTCCTTTTTTTCCGAAAATGGATCTTAATGTCATCTAAAGACTAAGTCAAAAAATTATAATACCAATCAAATTtataagtctctctctctctctctctctctctagatagtctcagagttgcaggggagagaaGGGATCACATAATCATCACACTCACGTTCAGCAACCAACACTTTTCTATTTTCATCATTGGATTACAATGTATGGACTGGttctttttgggtttgggtttccaaagacggtcatgctggtccaaccagtcAAGTGCTACTGCATCATAGCCTTGAAAGCTTTCATAAATATTGGCCTTTAGTGTGctaatcctttttatttttcattttaatctgATTCTTAATATAAATGAGGGATAAAAAATTGGGATATGTTTAACTTAAGAATtgattaaattattatttttgttcttctatCTAAAATTATTATTGTATGATTTCAGGTTATCTATGGGGACACTGATTCAGTAATGGTACAATTTGGTGTGTCCaatgtattttgatttgtttACTGTTGCATGTTCAGTTTCATTTCAGCTCAATCCCAATCATTAGCCAAGGAACTTAATTTTTctgaaatatagatttttttaattatgaataGCACAGACAGAGCATAGCTTTTCTTGATGTTTAATACTCAACCATTGTGATTATATGAACCTTTTGGATTTAATCACCTTGTTATTGATAGTTGATCTACGATTGAAGTCAAAAGGTTCTCTAAACAAGCAAATCTAGAGAGTATCTCTCGATGGCTGGCATGGTTCTGCGGCTTCTGCCATGTGGATTGTTGGTGTGGTCAATCTGACTGTTGGACGGATTGAACACACCTTGAATAGTCTAAGGGTGTATCCAGTGCACGCTTATTAATTCAAATCTGATTTGTGTCTACTGCAgctcctctttaaatagaggactGAAGTTACAATAATAGCAGTTGGATTCAAattaggagttggactccaattaggaaactaagacaaattagaaactaactctTAACTTCTAATTTAGGAAACAAATAACAGCAACTTAAAACTTCTTATGCTGGGCCGATGGGCCTTTAATAGAGGTGGATCGAACTCAGCCCAATAGCTGGTTCGATGGCTGCTTTGGCTGGATCTTCCTCCTGCGTTAGTGTAGCCCATGATGGGGATCTACATCTGACTACCATCTAGTGAATTCTCTCCTTTGTGTTCTCAGCTGTTAAATCAGTGTAGGGATtctaataattatattaaatagGGGACCATATAGATTGGTCATTTATCAATTTTTGCAGCCAATCATATGTCCAACATGTATCGAAGTCGTTCCATTTGTATCATCAATGACCAAATCTGGACCAAAATTGACCTGTTCGTTGTGCTACATGGCGTATTGTTTCAGGGGCTGAAACTTATCTCTTGAGACAAGCGTGGTTTTGATAAGTGCTCCACAAAATTGGAGCACCAACTGAGCTTCCTCGTGGCAAAGCAAAAAGGTCCCAAGAGCACTTTTCAAAAGATACATTCTATATATGCTCATCTAAAGAAACTCTAGATCTTACCAAACCTTGAATAAGATTTTAGCTTTAAGCTTAGATACTTTGTTGTCCCGGATCAACTTAGGCCTTTTGCACTGCAAGTCAAGTTTATATTGAAATAAATGCAGCGTACATGGGTCTTTATTTTCTGCTTTGTAGAACTCTCTCCTTCTGGGGTTACTTTATTAATCATTTCAATCTTTTGAGTGTGAAATCATTATGTTACTGGCGCATATATTTTCCTGTAAACTGtgcttttatcttttttatcttCCTTTATGGTGCATCCTGATAATTTATGATCTTTTTTAAATATTGCCTTGGGAAGCCCATCAAACTAGAGTTCGAGAAAGTTTATTATCCATATCTACTGATTAGTAAGAAGAGATATGCTGGGCTCTTTTGGACAAATCCAGATAAGTTTGACAAAATGGACACCAAAGGTGAACATCAGCATTTATCTGCCATCTGATTTTTCCATATGATGTCAACcttgtttcttaatttattattCATGATTTGCAGGCATCGAAACTGTTCGAAGGGACAACTGTCTACTGGTTAAAAACCTAGTGACTGAATGTCTGCACAAAATATTAATTGACCGAGACATACCTGGTGCTGTCCAGTATGTTAAGAACACCATTTCAGATCTTCTTATGAACCGCATGGATTTGTCACTTTTGGTTATAACTAAGGTGAAGAAACATGAGTCTGGTTTATAAATGCTGATAATAAATCCCTTGCACTAAAAATCTATCTGGCATGCTATAATGTGGGACTTCTTCAATGAGTCAGGGTCTGACAAAAACAGGCGATGATTATGCAGTAAAGGCAGCACATGTTGAACTTGCTGAACGTATGAGGAAGGTAACTTTTACTTTGTCTACTTAATATCCTTTTGTAATTGAGTGCTTTTACTTGCCTTCTTCAATTAACTCTGCCTATATTAACATACTACCACAAAATTGCTGGCATCCTTGAGCGGCAGTgacattttatattattttgatttctgTGTTAACCATGTCTCACTGGTGTGcaaaattttattataattataagaTTTTTCTAATCTTTTAGAAGATGCCGTCACTCGGACTTGAACAGAGATGCTCTAGCACTGCTTCCTAAGAGATATAGGAATACATGAAAATGGATAGGAACAACCACCCTATGTCTTTGTTGATCCTTACCGTCAATTTTGTGGCTTATCAGTTGTTAGAGACTAAATGTTGACATAAATCATGCTATCAATGATTGTATTaacaattgttttttttaataagcCTTCATTTGATGGTTTTCTAGAgatctctctccccccaccccaaaccaaaaaaaaatctgttctCACTTTATGCAATGAATCAGCGAGATGCTGCCACGGCTCCAGATGTTGGGGATCGTGTTCCATATGTCATCGTCAAAGCTGCAAAAGGTGCAAAGGTAATTTATCACatgttttttgttgtttcagAAGTGATTAGTGTCTTATTTGCTAGTTTGCCagtcaatttttttattgatgacttGCAGGCATACGAGAAGTCAGAGGATCCAATATATGTACTGGAGAATAACATTCCGATAGACCCTCAATACTACCTCGAAAATCAAATTAGCAAGGTTAGTtgattatttgtttgttttagaTTTAATTAATTGTCCTTATTTAACTATTTTTAATGTTGCAGCCGCTTTTGAGAATTTTTGA
This genomic stretch from Macadamia integrifolia cultivar HAES 741 chromosome 2, SCU_Mint_v3, whole genome shotgun sequence harbors:
- the LOC122063796 gene encoding LOW QUALITY PROTEIN: DNA polymerase delta catalytic subunit (The sequence of the model RefSeq protein was modified relative to this genomic sequence to represent the inferred CDS: inserted 2 bases in 2 codons; added 52 bases not found in genome assembly) encodes the protein MNNGKKRGAPSSSGPEPATKHQAVMEDEEMDEDVFLDETLLHEEEEALLRDADERQAXKQLEIDYVIGDSHKVLMPKASGPAAILRIFGVTREGHSVCCHVHGFEPYFYVSCPPGMGPDDISRLHQILEVRMRESNKNSKVPKCVLRIEMVQKRSIMYYQQQQSHPFLKIVVALPTMVPNXALRFMIDCNIVGGNWVEVPVGKYVKTEKNLSYSQLEFDCLYCDIISHSAEGEFSKMAPFRILSFDIECAGRKGLFPEPKHDPVIQVANLVTLQGENQPFVRNVMTLKSCSPIVGVDVLSFDTERDLLLAWRVICFCLISKLPVPKAKGVRILYSMYQEQLGTRESKEVTIEGRVQFDLLQCMQRDYKLSSYSLNSVSAHFLGEQKEDVHHSIISDLQNGNSETRRRLAVYCLKVIYGDTDSVMVQFGVSNCLGKPIKLEFEKVYYPYLLISKKRYAGLFWTNPDKFDKMDTKGIETVRRDNCLLVKNLVTECLHKILIDRDIPGAVQYVKNTISDLLMNRMDLSLLVITKGLTKTGDDYAVKAAHVELAERMRKRDAATAPDVGDRVPYVIVKAAKGAKAYEKSEDPIYVLENNIPIDPQYYLENQISKPLLRIFEPILKNANKELFHGSHTRSVYISTPSNSGIMKFAKKQLSCLGCKALIRDADHALCSHCKGREAELYCKTVDNVRELETLFGRLWTQCQECQGSLHQDVLCTSRDCPIFYRRKKAQKDMAEAKMQLDRWNF